The proteins below come from a single Borreliella afzelii genomic window:
- the fmt gene encoding methionyl-tRNA formyltransferase translates to MKIFFVSSSSIALEVFKEIVKHYEVVGVLTLPDKPKGRGQKLSQNVIKLEAIAKNIKVFDPLILDDNILNLIRDLNPDLMLVFSYGKIFKKEFLDIFPKGCINVHPSLLPKYRGVSPIQSAILNGDCVSGITIQNMALKMDSGNILVQKNFKIKSCDTSYDISKLVSSLSPNLVLEALEKIGKGFLGIPQKSSEATFCSFFKKESGFVDFNLSAFEIKNRINACNPWPLARARLDYGDIIFHRADFLKIDLYKEKKVGEIVDFDSEKGLFVNTGEGILLLLEVQRPGRRVLDYKSFYNGSRQLIGQVFSSIGGVY, encoded by the coding sequence ATGAAAATATTTTTTGTAAGTTCTTCTTCTATTGCTTTAGAGGTTTTCAAGGAGATTGTAAAGCATTATGAAGTGGTGGGAGTTTTGACCTTGCCCGATAAACCTAAAGGTAGAGGACAAAAGTTAAGTCAAAATGTAATAAAGTTAGAAGCTATTGCTAAGAATATTAAAGTTTTTGATCCCTTGATTCTTGATGATAATATATTAAATTTAATTAGGGATTTGAATCCGGATTTAATGTTAGTTTTTTCTTATGGCAAGATCTTTAAAAAAGAATTTTTAGATATTTTCCCAAAAGGATGTATCAATGTTCATCCTTCTCTTTTGCCCAAATATAGAGGTGTTTCTCCTATTCAATCTGCAATTTTAAATGGCGATTGTGTTAGCGGTATTACTATTCAGAATATGGCTTTGAAAATGGATAGTGGAAATATTTTAGTGCAGAAAAATTTTAAAATAAAATCTTGTGATACAAGTTATGATATTTCAAAACTTGTATCAAGTCTTAGTCCAAACCTTGTTTTAGAAGCTTTGGAAAAAATTGGCAAGGGGTTTTTGGGAATTCCTCAAAAATCGAGTGAAGCCACTTTTTGTTCTTTTTTTAAAAAAGAATCGGGATTTGTAGATTTTAATTTAAGTGCATTTGAGATTAAAAACAGAATTAATGCATGCAATCCTTGGCCACTTGCAAGAGCTAGGCTTGATTATGGCGATATTATTTTTCATCGTGCTGATTTTTTGAAAATAGATTTATATAAAGAGAAAAAAGTAGGAGAAATTGTTGATTTTGATTCTGAAAAAGGATTATTTGTTAATACCGGAGAAGGGATTCTTTTGCTTTTAGAAGTTCAAAGGCCCGGAAGAAGGGTTTTAGATTATAAGTCTTTTTATAATGGGAGCAGACAGCTAATAGGACAAGTGTTTTCTTCAATAGGAGGGGTATATTAG
- the def gene encoding peptide deformylase → MEMVFYPNDLLRVKTKQIDNIDNKIRDYAKKMIELMDISGGVGLAAPQVGLDLSIFVVRENKMAKPLVFINPVITETSYELNSYKEGCLSIPGVYYDLMRPKGIVINFYDENEKSFTIENSDFLARIIQHEMDHLNGVLFIDYYEERIKNKLLKPYMRERGLKAK, encoded by the coding sequence ATGGAAATGGTATTTTATCCTAATGATTTACTTCGCGTTAAGACAAAACAAATCGATAATATTGATAATAAAATTAGAGATTATGCAAAAAAGATGATAGAATTGATGGATATTAGTGGTGGAGTTGGACTGGCTGCTCCCCAAGTAGGCCTTGATTTGTCGATTTTCGTAGTTAGAGAGAATAAAATGGCAAAGCCTTTGGTTTTTATTAATCCTGTAATCACAGAAACTTCTTATGAGCTTAATTCTTACAAAGAAGGGTGTTTAAGTATACCGGGAGTTTATTATGATTTAATGAGGCCTAAGGGTATTGTGATAAATTTTTATGACGAGAATGAAAAATCTTTTACTATAGAAAATTCTGATTTTTTGGCAAGAATTATTCAGCATGAAATGGATCATTTGAATGGAGTTCTTTTTATTGATTATTACGAAGAAAGGATAAAAAATAAATTATTAAAGCCTTATATGAGAGAAAGAGGTCTTAAGGCAAAATGA